The following coding sequences lie in one Rutidosis leptorrhynchoides isolate AG116_Rl617_1_P2 chromosome 4, CSIRO_AGI_Rlap_v1, whole genome shotgun sequence genomic window:
- the LOC139841726 gene encoding uncharacterized protein, producing the protein MNRILLQAAWNGDVDYLLKEIDTNPSILHVTSLEGGENPLHISCLAGHLNFAATLLKLRPKYSRELNQDGFCSLHIAAASGHIEIVKELLKVDLGLCLVKGKDRRIPLHVAVVNGGNVEVIKELLSASSSSVECVTAQGETSVHLAVHNNQFEAFQVLVEHMKQANKEDLLNVQDLHGNTALHLAVSKKQYEVVDFLLNGPVNKENLEFNSLNKSSLTPLDMLLMFRSESGDREIEEILIQAGALKSENLQTSAYTQEQQQHQTHTSRTESRSPSRKVLEYFKFNNLRDSPRIVRNTLLVIVILITTATYQATLSPPGGVWQDDFNPSTINNSNSNSNNSNTTYVKAHTAGRAVMGTHNPISYSIFLFGNSVGFYTSVYMMYVLTAAFPLRLEFHICLFALCSNYGTCMSAIAPNNAISYAFTGTSIAVPIMIPLVTMLWRDYLRRPRRVSP; encoded by the exons ATGAATCGGATACTACTTCAGGCAGCATGGAATGGGGATGTCGATTATCTTCTCAAAGAAATTGACACAAATCCATCTATACTTCACGTTACCTCGTTAGAAGGCGGGGAGAATCCGTTACACATTTCTTGTTTGGCTGGACATCTAAACTTTGCAGCTACACTCCTCAAACTGAGGCCAAAATATTCAAGGGAACTAAATCAAGACGGTTTTTGTTCTTTGCACATTGCGGCTGCTAGTGGGCATATCGAAATTGTGAAGGAACTTCTGAAAGTTGACCTTGGTTTGTGTTTGGTCAAAGGAAAAGACAGAAGAATTCCTCTTCATGTGGCAGTGGTCAACGGTGGTAACGTTGAAGTTATTAAAGAGTTGCTTTCGGCAAGTTCAAGTTCTGTCGAATGCGTCACTGCGCAAGGTGAGACATCTGTTCATTTAGCAGTGCACAATAACCAATTCGAAGCTTTTCAAGTTTTGGTTGAACATATGAAGCAGGCAAACAAAGAAGATCTTCTTAATGTTCAGGATCTTCATGGAAATACGGCCTTGCACCTAGCCGTATCCAAAAAACAGTACGAG GTGGTTGACTTTTTACTAAATGGACCAGTTAATAAGGAAAACTTAGAGTTCAATTCCTTAAACAAGAGTAGTTTAACTCCTCTCGATATGCTACTAATGTTTCGTAGTGAATCCGGTgatcgggaaatcgaggaaattcTCATCCAAGCCGGGGCACTAAAATCTGAAAACCTACAAACTTCAGCATAcacacaagaacaacaacaacatcaaacaCATACATCACGTACGGAATCTCGATCTCCATCTAGAAAAGTGTTGGAATATTTCAAGTTCAATAACCTCAGAGACTCTCCTCGCATTGTAAGAAACACGCTTCTAGTGATAGTCATACTTATAACAACTGCTACCTATCAAGCCACACTTAGCCCGCCAGGTGGCGTTTGGCAAGACGATTTTAATCCATCTACGATAAATAATAGTaacagtaatagtaataatagtaatactacttaTGTAAAAGCGCATACTGCAGGAAGAGCGGTAATGGGAACTCACAACCCGATATCTTATAGTATATTTCTTTTTGGAAATTCCGTTGGGTTCTATACCTCGGTCTACATGATGTACGTACTCACTGCAGCTTTCCCTTTGCGGTTGGAATTTCATATTTGTCTGTTTGCGCTCTGTTCGAATTACGGTACTTGCATGAGTGCAATTGCGCCGAATAATGCTATTTCATATGCTTTTACGGGCACTTCAATCGCTGTGCCGATTATGATACCGCTTGTAACCATGTTGTGGAGAGATTATCTTCGACGACCTAGAAGGGTGTCACCTTAG
- the LOC139904585 gene encoding uncharacterized protein isoform X1, translated as MPPKTARKSVGPGRRGGRTRGTAAKAAVVKPDPVTTPTESVNPVEEQVEPIEDKKEEAEKVEEKVEEKVVADNGIDRSKREDSDVKISVEECENGERLDFDDNDPEESEPEEYVGDDVDEKESVEDVQEEVHDDYDVEEVEEEEACEEEDGDEHEHEHEREHEHDNEHDNEYDNEQEHDNEQEHDNELEHEDEHAAEEHAEMVDADEQEHHDVFKERRKRKEFEIFVGGLEKDATEEDLRKVFSAVGEVSEVRLMMNSLTKKNKGFAFICFATVEQAKRACVELKNPVVHGKQCGVTPSQDSDTLFLGNICKTWTKEALIEKLKNYGIDTVEDLTLVEENKTDGTNKGYAFLEFSSRADAMEAFKRLQKRDVTFGVDRPAKVSFADSFVDPGDDIMSQVKTIFVDGLPASWDEARVRKLLSKYGNVEKIELARNMPFARRKDYGFITFGTHDEAVTCAININNEELGEGKNKAKVRARLSRPTQKGKGKHVPRGDFRPGRPATGGVRSSWARSVPRHLPPRGSRRVDGRLPPVDDRRVRRPVALRDRRPATALPPRRPVALPPRRPVTRPPRRPVAPPPRRPVALPPRRPVSPVPRSYERRPPVPSQIKNSMKRAYSQREELPPRSRVDVEYGPPRSRVDVEYGPPRSRVDADYGPPRSRVDVEYGPPRSRVDDEYGPPKSRVDDEYGPPRSTSERSSYPTRGPTYVDLPTGSSHSSSRRAYIEGDDYPTRFERPPSYREGRARDYESVPGSKRPYAALDDVRPRYAEDEPRQSRARIDYDMGGGSSQYGDEYGDRLGRSNIGYGSNRSPIAAHDSRGLYSSSRQGMSYGGGAGSYIGNDSGGMHSSSYGGDYISRGSDVGGSSYSSSLYSGRSVGGNGYVGSGSSRSYY; from the exons ATGCCTCCCAAAACAGCAAGGAAGTCAGTTGGACCGGGGAGAAGAGGCGGCAGAACCAGAGGAACGGCGGCGAAGGCGGCGGTGGTGAAGCCTGATCCGGTAACGACGCCGACAGAATCTGTGAATCCGGTGGAAGAACAGGTTGAACCAATTGAGGATAAAAAAGAGGAAGCTGAGAAGGTTGAAGAAAAAGTTGAGGAGAAAGTAGTGGCTGATAATGGAATTGATCGATCAAAGA GAGAAGACAGTGATGTGAAAATATCCGTTGAGGAATGTGAAAACGGTGAACGATTGGACTTTGACGATAATGATCCTGAAGAATCTGAACCCGAGGAGTATGTTGGAGATGATGTTGATGAGAAGGAATCGGTAGAAGATGTTCAAGAGGAGGTTCATGATGATTATGATGTGGAGGAAGTTGAGGAAGAGGAAGCTtgtgaggaagaagatggtgatgaACATGAACATGAACATGAACGTGAACATGAACATGATAATGAACATGATAATGAATATGATAACGAACAAGAACATGATAACGAACAAGAACATGATAACGAATTAGAACATGAAGATGAACATGCTGCTGAAGAGCATGCTGAAATGGTAGATGCAGATGAACAGGAGCATCATGATGTTTTTAAAGAGAGACGTAAACGGAAGGAGTTTGAAATCTTTGTTGGTGGGTTAGAAAAAGATGCTACCGAGGAGGATCTTAGGAAGGTGTTTAGTGCAGTTGGTGAGGTATCTGAAGTCAGGCTTATGATGAATTCTCTAACGAAGAAGAATAAAGGATTTGCATTTATTTGTTTTGCAACTGTAGAACAGGCAAAACGAGCTTGTGTAGAGCTGAAAAACCCTGTG GTTCATGGGAAACAATGTGGTGTTACGCCAAGTCAAGACAGTGATACTTTATTTTTGGGTAATATATGCAAGACATGGACAAAGGAAGCT CTAATAGAGAAATTGAAAAACTATGGAATTGATACTGTCGAAGATTTGACTTTGGTTGAAGAAAATAAAACTGATGGAACTAATAAAGGCTATGCCTTTTTGGAGTTCTCTTCACGCGCAGATGCTATGGAAGCTTTTAAACGTCTGCAAAAACGAGATGTAACTTTTGGTGTTGATAGACCTGCCAAGGTTTCTTTTGCAGATTCTTTCGTTGACCCTGGTGATGACATCATGTCTCAG GTTAAGACTATTTTTGTAGATGGTTTGCCTGCTTCTTGGGATGAGGCTCGAGTTCGGAAGCTTCTCAGCAAATATGGGAATGTGGAGAAAATCGAGCTTGCTCGTAACATGCCTTTTGCTAGAAGAAAAGATTACGGGTTTATCACATTTGGAACACATGATGAAGCTGTAACATGTgctattaacattaataatgaggAACTAGGAGAAGGAAAAAACAAG GCTAAAGTTAGGGCCAGATTGTCGCGACCAACTCAAAAAGGCAAAGGAAAACATGTTCCACGTGGTGATTTTCGACCGGGTCGTCCTGCAACTGGCGGAGTTAGAAGTTCGTGGGCCCGTTCAGTGCCACGTCATTTACCCCCACGTGGTTCAAGAAGAGTTGATGGACGACTGCCGCCTGTTGATGATCGTAGGGTTAGGAGGCCTGTTGCCTTAAGAGACAGACGACCTGCTACCGCTCTGCCACCGAGAAGGCCTGTGGCTCTGCCGCCAAGAAGGCCTGTGACTCGGCCGCCAAGAAGGCCAGTGGCTCCGCCGCCGAGAAGGCCTGTGGCTCTGCCGCCAAGAAGGCCAGTTAGTCCTGTACCAAGGTCATATGAAAGGAGGCCACCTG TTCCTTCTCAAATCAAGAACAGCATGAAGCGGGCTTACAGTCAACGTGAAGAGCTTCCACCAAGGAGCAGAGTCGATGTTGAATATGGCCCACCAAGGAGCAGAGTCGATGTTGAGTATGGCCCACCAAGAAGCAGAGTTGATGCTGATTATGGCCCACCAAGGAGCAGAGTCGATGTTGAGTATGGCCCACCAAGGAGCAGAGTCGATGATGAGTATGGCCCACCGAAGAGCAGAGTCGACGATGAGTATGGCCCACCTAGGTCTACCTCAGAGAGAAGCTCTTACCCTACTCGTGGACCCACCTATGTTGATCTTCCTACAGGATCCTCTCACTCTTCATCAAGGAGAGCCTACATAGAAGGTGACGATTATCCTACTAGATTTGAGAGACCGCCAAGTTATCGTGAAGGACGCGCACGTGATTATGAGTCTGTTCCCGGATCAAAACGTCCATATGCTGCACTG GATGATGTTCGACCCCGCTATGCTGAGGATGAACCGCGTCAGTCGCGTGCCCGCATAGATTATGATATGGGAGGTGGATCTTCACAGTACGGAGATGAATATGGAGATAG ACTTGGAAGATCAAACATAGGATACGGTAGTAATAGGAGTCCAATTGCTGCTCACGATTCTCGTGGTCTTTATAGTAGCAGTCGACAAGGCATGTCTTATGGTGGTGGAG CAGGCTCTTACATTGGTAATGATTCTGGTGGTATGCACTCATCAAGCTATGGTGGAGATTACATTTCTCGTGGAAGTGAT GTTGGTGGAAGCTCTTACTCATCATCACTGTATTCTGGTCGTAGCGTAGGTGGGAATGGTTACGTGGGTAGTGGAAGCTCACGATCCTACTATTGA
- the LOC139904585 gene encoding uncharacterized protein isoform X2: MPPKTARKSVGPGRRGGRTRGTAAKAAVVKPDPVTTPTESVNPVEEQVEPIEDKKEEAEKVEEKVEEKVVADNGIDRSKREDSDVKISVEECENGERLDFDDNDPEESEPEEYVGDDVDEKESVEDVQEEVHDDYDVEEVEEEEACEEEDGDEHEHEHEREHEHDNEHDNEYDNEQEHDNEQEHDNELEHEDEHAAEEHAEMVDADEQEHHDVFKERRKRKEFEIFVGGLEKDATEEDLRKVFSAVGEVSEVRLMMNSLTKKNKGFAFICFATVEQAKRACVELKNPVVHGKQCGVTPSQDSDTLFLGNICKTWTKEALIEKLKNYGIDTVEDLTLVEENKTDGTNKGYAFLEFSSRADAMEAFKRLQKRDVTFGVDRPAKVSFADSFVDPGDDIMSQVKTIFVDGLPASWDEARVRKLLSKYGNVEKIELARNMPFARRKDYGFITFGTHDEAVTCAININNEELGEGKNKAKVRARLSRPTQKGKGKHVPRGDFRPGRPATGGVRSSWARSVPRHLPPRGSRRVDGRLPPVDDRRVRRPVALRDRRPATALPPRRPVALPPRRPVTRPPRRPVAPPPRRPVALPPRRPVSPVPRSYERRPPVPSQIKNSMKRAYSQREELPPRSRVDVEYGPPRSRVDVEYGPPRSRVDADYGPPRSRVDVEYGPPRSRVDDEYGPPKSRVDDEYGPPRSTSERSSYPTRGPTYVDLPTGSSHSSSRRAYIEGDDYPTRFERPPSYREGRARDYESVPGSKRPYAALDDVRPRYAEDEPRQSRARIDYDMGGGSSQYGDEYGDRLGRSNIGYGSNRSPIAAHDSRGLYSSSRQGMSYGGGGSYIGNDSGGMHSSSYGGDYISRGSDVGGSSYSSSLYSGRSVGGNGYVGSGSSRSYY; the protein is encoded by the exons ATGCCTCCCAAAACAGCAAGGAAGTCAGTTGGACCGGGGAGAAGAGGCGGCAGAACCAGAGGAACGGCGGCGAAGGCGGCGGTGGTGAAGCCTGATCCGGTAACGACGCCGACAGAATCTGTGAATCCGGTGGAAGAACAGGTTGAACCAATTGAGGATAAAAAAGAGGAAGCTGAGAAGGTTGAAGAAAAAGTTGAGGAGAAAGTAGTGGCTGATAATGGAATTGATCGATCAAAGA GAGAAGACAGTGATGTGAAAATATCCGTTGAGGAATGTGAAAACGGTGAACGATTGGACTTTGACGATAATGATCCTGAAGAATCTGAACCCGAGGAGTATGTTGGAGATGATGTTGATGAGAAGGAATCGGTAGAAGATGTTCAAGAGGAGGTTCATGATGATTATGATGTGGAGGAAGTTGAGGAAGAGGAAGCTtgtgaggaagaagatggtgatgaACATGAACATGAACATGAACGTGAACATGAACATGATAATGAACATGATAATGAATATGATAACGAACAAGAACATGATAACGAACAAGAACATGATAACGAATTAGAACATGAAGATGAACATGCTGCTGAAGAGCATGCTGAAATGGTAGATGCAGATGAACAGGAGCATCATGATGTTTTTAAAGAGAGACGTAAACGGAAGGAGTTTGAAATCTTTGTTGGTGGGTTAGAAAAAGATGCTACCGAGGAGGATCTTAGGAAGGTGTTTAGTGCAGTTGGTGAGGTATCTGAAGTCAGGCTTATGATGAATTCTCTAACGAAGAAGAATAAAGGATTTGCATTTATTTGTTTTGCAACTGTAGAACAGGCAAAACGAGCTTGTGTAGAGCTGAAAAACCCTGTG GTTCATGGGAAACAATGTGGTGTTACGCCAAGTCAAGACAGTGATACTTTATTTTTGGGTAATATATGCAAGACATGGACAAAGGAAGCT CTAATAGAGAAATTGAAAAACTATGGAATTGATACTGTCGAAGATTTGACTTTGGTTGAAGAAAATAAAACTGATGGAACTAATAAAGGCTATGCCTTTTTGGAGTTCTCTTCACGCGCAGATGCTATGGAAGCTTTTAAACGTCTGCAAAAACGAGATGTAACTTTTGGTGTTGATAGACCTGCCAAGGTTTCTTTTGCAGATTCTTTCGTTGACCCTGGTGATGACATCATGTCTCAG GTTAAGACTATTTTTGTAGATGGTTTGCCTGCTTCTTGGGATGAGGCTCGAGTTCGGAAGCTTCTCAGCAAATATGGGAATGTGGAGAAAATCGAGCTTGCTCGTAACATGCCTTTTGCTAGAAGAAAAGATTACGGGTTTATCACATTTGGAACACATGATGAAGCTGTAACATGTgctattaacattaataatgaggAACTAGGAGAAGGAAAAAACAAG GCTAAAGTTAGGGCCAGATTGTCGCGACCAACTCAAAAAGGCAAAGGAAAACATGTTCCACGTGGTGATTTTCGACCGGGTCGTCCTGCAACTGGCGGAGTTAGAAGTTCGTGGGCCCGTTCAGTGCCACGTCATTTACCCCCACGTGGTTCAAGAAGAGTTGATGGACGACTGCCGCCTGTTGATGATCGTAGGGTTAGGAGGCCTGTTGCCTTAAGAGACAGACGACCTGCTACCGCTCTGCCACCGAGAAGGCCTGTGGCTCTGCCGCCAAGAAGGCCTGTGACTCGGCCGCCAAGAAGGCCAGTGGCTCCGCCGCCGAGAAGGCCTGTGGCTCTGCCGCCAAGAAGGCCAGTTAGTCCTGTACCAAGGTCATATGAAAGGAGGCCACCTG TTCCTTCTCAAATCAAGAACAGCATGAAGCGGGCTTACAGTCAACGTGAAGAGCTTCCACCAAGGAGCAGAGTCGATGTTGAATATGGCCCACCAAGGAGCAGAGTCGATGTTGAGTATGGCCCACCAAGAAGCAGAGTTGATGCTGATTATGGCCCACCAAGGAGCAGAGTCGATGTTGAGTATGGCCCACCAAGGAGCAGAGTCGATGATGAGTATGGCCCACCGAAGAGCAGAGTCGACGATGAGTATGGCCCACCTAGGTCTACCTCAGAGAGAAGCTCTTACCCTACTCGTGGACCCACCTATGTTGATCTTCCTACAGGATCCTCTCACTCTTCATCAAGGAGAGCCTACATAGAAGGTGACGATTATCCTACTAGATTTGAGAGACCGCCAAGTTATCGTGAAGGACGCGCACGTGATTATGAGTCTGTTCCCGGATCAAAACGTCCATATGCTGCACTG GATGATGTTCGACCCCGCTATGCTGAGGATGAACCGCGTCAGTCGCGTGCCCGCATAGATTATGATATGGGAGGTGGATCTTCACAGTACGGAGATGAATATGGAGATAG ACTTGGAAGATCAAACATAGGATACGGTAGTAATAGGAGTCCAATTGCTGCTCACGATTCTCGTGGTCTTTATAGTAGCAGTCGACAAGGCATGTCTTATGGTGGTGGAG GCTCTTACATTGGTAATGATTCTGGTGGTATGCACTCATCAAGCTATGGTGGAGATTACATTTCTCGTGGAAGTGAT GTTGGTGGAAGCTCTTACTCATCATCACTGTATTCTGGTCGTAGCGTAGGTGGGAATGGTTACGTGGGTAGTGGAAGCTCACGATCCTACTATTGA